The Lysobacter sp. genome includes a window with the following:
- a CDS encoding sigma-70 family RNA polymerase sigma factor, which produces MDLDTYRQLRSEARRHTRKPEDSDDLLQDALLIALENGRDDPAWLCGVIRNQATMQARSAIRRRRREAATVEAATVEAATIEAGIAHDPDRTPPSAVALLERLPPAARRVAVLALHGLNAEEIRRILGLSATAFRQRLTSIRKTLAMLAPAQRAEAMALAYIRDPARSADLQFGLVRRTLIAAIHGTGRSAADGTLPVDAIGTHDADGHLLILRGRTHTSPDGGNE; this is translated from the coding sequence ATGGATCTCGACACCTATCGCCAGTTGCGCAGCGAAGCCCGGCGTCACACACGCAAGCCGGAAGACAGCGACGACCTGCTGCAGGATGCGCTGCTGATCGCGCTGGAGAACGGACGCGACGATCCCGCATGGCTCTGCGGGGTGATCCGCAACCAGGCGACGATGCAGGCGCGCAGTGCGATCCGCAGGCGTCGGCGCGAAGCCGCGACCGTCGAGGCCGCGACCGTCGAAGCCGCGACCATCGAAGCTGGGATCGCGCACGATCCGGACCGCACGCCGCCATCGGCGGTCGCCCTGCTCGAACGCCTGCCGCCAGCGGCACGGCGCGTGGCGGTGCTGGCGCTGCACGGTTTGAACGCCGAAGAGATCCGAAGGATCCTCGGGCTCAGCGCGACCGCATTCCGACAGCGCCTGACTTCGATCCGCAAGACCCTGGCGATGCTCGCGCCAGCGCAACGCGCGGAAGCGATGGCGCTGGCCTACATCCGCGATCCTGCGCGCAGCGCCGATCTGCAATTCGGTCTGGTGCGCCGTACCTTGATCGCCGCGATCCACGGCACCGGCCGGAGCGCCGCCGACGGAACACTCCCCGTCGATGCCATCGGCACCCACGATGCCGACGGCCACCTGCTCATCCTGCGCGGGCGTACTCACACTTCGCCCGATGGCGGCAACGAATAG